ACCGGCCGCCCTGCTCAGCTAGAGACTCTCACCTGTCCTGATGGTTATCCGGACGGTTAGCCAGAGGATCCGGGGCCCACACAGCTCCCGGACTCTGGAAGATAGTTCTGAGGGTGGGGACCTTCGAGAACCAACCCACACCGAACTCCTCCCTCCTTGTGGCGGCTGCAAGGTGGGGCGGGCCAGGACGTCCGCTTAGCACCTCCTCCAGAAATGCAGCACTTGGGGGCCCCCCACCCCTTCGCGCGCGCTCCTTCCCACTGTCCTCCCAAGGGTGCACCTCTCCAACCTCTGTCGCACTTCCGAAACCTTCTGTGTCCCCTTTCCCTGGTCCCGGCACCCACCTCACGCCCCCTGGTCTGGACAGCATCTCCCCCTCTCCGCCCTCCGCCCACGCACCGCCTGACTCCGAGGGGTGCGAGCGCATTGGGCTGCGCCCGCGTGGGGGCGCCGCGCCAGCTTCGCGTAGCTGTTCTGACGCTGCCGTCGCCGCCGCCCTCCGCAGCCCAGCCGGCACCCGCACCAGCTCTGCAGTGCACTCGTCGCCTCTCGGGCCGGTCCCACCGAGAGCCAGACTTCTTTGACCCGGGCCAGCCTCGAACGTCAGGCTCGAGGGTCATGAGCCAGAGCGCCCTGGGGCGCCGCGCGGAGACCCAGCGGAGATAGCGGCCCTTGCTGCCTTGACGCGCGCCCGCCGCGTCCCCAGACCCTTCTGTCCTTTTCTCCCGCCCCGCCGCCGCCATGGCCACCCTGCTCCGCAGCAAGCTGACCAACGTGGCCACCTCTGTGTCCAACAAGTCCCAGGCCAAGGTGAGCGGCATGTTCGCCAGGATGGGGTTTCAGGCGGCCACGGATGAGGAGGCGGTGGGCTTCGCGCACTGCGACGATCTCGACTTTGAGCACCGCCAGGGCCTGCAGATGGACATCCTGAAATCGGAAGGCGAGCCCTGCGGGGACGAGGGCGCAGAACCTCCCGTCGAGGGAGACATTCATTATCAGCGCGGCGGCGCTCCCCTGCCACCCTCGGGCTCCAAGGACCAGGCCGTGGGAGCTGGTGGGGAGTTCGGGGGTCACGACAAACCCAAGATCACGGCGTGGGAAGCGGGCTGGAACGTGACAAACGCCATTCAGGTGAGCGCGGGATTCCCAAATCTGCCTGCCATCACCTCCACCTGAGCTGTCATCATCAGACTCTGCCCCCACACGAACCCCGCAGAAGTCTAGGTTTCAATGCCACCTTCCCCCAGGACTCCATAAtttatctccccttctctgaccgCCCTAGCCATAGGGCTCTAAGCCCCCAGGTGGTGTTCTGCTTAGATCCACTCTCTTTCTGCCCCTGAACAGGACAGCCTGATTGAGGTTTgcggtgggggctggggggcacAAATCCAAAAACCCTGCAAAAGCTGGAGACACAGGGAAGGGCACggaggaagggaggatgaaggagaaagaaaatcaggaTCCGAAGGAAATGTTTGCCTTGAGCTCCAGACTGGAGACAGAGCTGTATTTTCggaggacagggagaaagagcTGGGCTGGGGAGTCTCCTCCTCCTGACACACACAGAATTCGTGCACGCGTACAGGGGCAGACACATACCCACAGTCCCCTTCCTCACTAACAAACAGGCACATGACGCGCATCTATTTATAGTTTGCAGGGTTACCCGAAATGCACTTGCCTATACCCCAAGACGCGCTGCAATACCTTTGCACAAGTACCTTTGCACGAGCTTAGTTTTAacgcgtgcacacacaggcagacacccAGTCAGACAGCACCCACTTGGCTGGTGCAGCTCTGTTGGAGACAGAGAGGCGGGTACATAGGGACGTCTATGGGAGAGGGACTCCGTGGTAAGAAGCTGCGCAGATTAGCTCCTCTCGCCCCGAAATCCCGGCTGCACCGCAGAAGCCTGAGCGCCTCCTCCACAGAGGGCCAAGCTACTCCGGAGGCTGAGAACTGCCCTAGGCCTTCAAACCCGCCAACTGTAACCTCTAATCCCAACCACTGTCCCAGTCCCGCTTCCCACCAGGAACAAGGCGCTCCTCCGCCAAAGGATTTGAAGTTCACAAAACGACCCCGGGGGCTGGCAGGAGTTGGTGGGTTCCAACTTCTGGGAGGAAAGAGGCCTCGATTCTGGGCGCCCTGGGGCTCTGTGTCTTGGCTCCCTAGCATCTCTGGAGTGTTGAATCGTTAAGACAGAGAACATAGGTTTCTTAGGGGCGGAAGGCGACTGCTGAGTTTCTCAGGACCATAAACTCAGCGGGATACCAAAGAGTCTGAACCCGGGGCCCTTCCCACTCCAGGTGCTGCTGTGACAGCCTTGACAGAAGATAGGACAGGGTTGGAGTCCCAAGGCCTTCGCTGCGGTGGGGTGCTTCTCCTTGGGTTTTTCAAGGTTCTGTTCTGTTAGCTCGGAGAAAGGCAGGACCGTAGGCTGGAGTTTGGCAGGCCTCCGGAAATCCTATATTTCGTTAGCTTTTCTTCCCCGTGTAAATTAGAAAACACATTGCGCAGCTCTTGGCCCTCCCCTCTCCTCGGTTTCTAGAGACCTGCTGGCTTAGGCTTCCAGCAACGGTCGGTCAGGCTTGTGGGTTGGAAGAGTCTCTACTCTGATCCCATTTAATACCCTTCTCAGGGGTTCTTATTTCCAAGCCCAAATTTTCATCCCCTCCCCAAGACCCTGTGCCCACTACCCAAAGCGTctgagtattttcttcctttctggcttccttccGTTTTCAGCCGGTTCCTCTCTACCTGATCTCAATTCCTCTAGTTTGACCCTTAGACCTTCGCGTTTTTCTCGTTAATGAGCACCCAATTCCAGTCCACCTTAAGTCCGGTGTTCAATTCTCCAGACCTTTTCAAAGCACCCTTCTGCGTCCATGTCTTCCCTGTTGTCCACCCCCTCTTCTGGTTGTATCCCCAGGTAGCAACTGTGAGATCTCTACAATCCCCTCTACCCTCCGCCTCCTCCATACTCCCCAGGCACCGGGCTTCCTTCGGCCTTAACACTCAGATTCTGCATTAGGGCCCCTTTTCACGAGGGTTCGCCCCCAATCCCTCATCCTAACGGCTTAGGCACAAGTCTGTCTCCATCTAGCGCCCCCTAGCGATAGTTTTGACTCATACCCCAGGGTCCCCATCCAAGAGGATCAGCTGAGCTCCTGGGTCTGGTTGCCTCTTTGTACCACAGGGCATGTTCGTGCTGGGTCTACCCTACGCCATCCTCCACGGCGGCTACCTGGGGTTGTTCCTCATCATCTTCGCCGCGGTGGTGTGCTGCTACACCGGCAAGATCCTCATCGCGTGCCTGTACGAGGAGAACGAAGATGGTGAGGTGGTGCGCGTGCGGGACTCGTATGTGGCCATAGCTAACGCGTGCTGCGCTCCTCGATTCCCCACGCTGGGCGGCCGCGTGGTCAATGTGGCCCAGATCATCGAGCTGGTGATGACGTGTATCTTGTACGTAGTGGTGAGCGGCAACCTCATGTACAACAGTTTCCCGGGGCTGCCCGTGTCGCAGAAGTCCTGGTCCATCATAGCCACGGCGGTGCTGCTGCCCTGCGCCTTCCTGAAGAATCTCAAGGCCGTGTCCAAGTTCAGTCTGCTGTGCACGCTGGCCCACTTCGTCATCAACATCCTGGTCATCGCCTACTGTCTCTCGCGCGCGCGTGACTGGGCCTGGGAGAAGGTGAAGTTCTACATCGATGTCAAGAAGTTTCCTATCTCCATCGGCATCATCGTGTTCAGCTACACGTCGCAGATCTTCCTGCCCTCGCTCGAAGGCAACATGCAGCAGCCCAGCGAATTCCACTGCATGATGAACTGGACACACATCGCCGCCTGCGTGCTCAAGGGTCTCTTCGCGCTCGTCGCCTACCTCACCTGGGCCGACGAGACCAAGGAAGTCATCACGGATAACCTGCCCGGTTCCATCCGCGCCGTGGTCAACATCTTCCTGGTGGCCAAGGCGCTGCTGTCCTACCCGTTGCCCTTCTTCGCGGCCGTCGAAGTGCTGGAGAAGTCTCTCTTCCAGGAAGGCAGTCGTGCCTTCTTCCCCGCCTGCTACGGTGGCGACGGTCGCCTTAAGTCCTGGGGGCTGACACTGCGCTGCGCGCTGGTGGTCTTCACGCTGCTCATGGCCATCTACGTGCCACACTTCGCGCTGCTCATGGGCCTCACGGGCAGCCTCACGGGAGccggcctctgcttcctgctgcccaGCCTCTTCCACTTGCGTCTTCTCTGGCGCAAGCTGCTGTGGCACCAGGTCTTCTTCGATGTGGCCATCTTCGTCATCGGCGGCATCTGCAGCGTGTCCGGCTTCGTGCATTCACTCGAGGGCCTCATCGAGGCCTACCGAACCAACGCAGAGGACTAGGGGGCGgggaccctgcccccagctccctccccgcccacccccactcccccttatccccgcccccaaccccacccccagccccctgcGCAATCACGCTAGGGAGGCCGAGCTTTAAACTCCTCCGGTTCCTAGTAGCTGATTATTCGGGGACCGGGCGGGGAGGGGGATAGACATCCAAGGTCCACTGCGTCTGCGTTTCTGTCGTTCTTTCTATTCCACATCGTCCTgatttggggggagggagcagagcGTGTAAGTGAAGGGTATTTTCTGTCCTTCCTAgaacaccccaccaccaccaccaccaccaccaaacttTGGCTCCAGTCAACGttaggggtgggaagggagggggaaagggagcacGCAGTTCGCAGGCTCGGAAACTTgaccttgggggtggggtgggggacatttCACAGCCATTCAGTGCTTGGAATCTACTGCGTCCAGCCATTTCCAGCAAGAGCGCTCCCCATGCCCTAGACATTTCAACCTTGAGGCCTGAAAGGCTGACCGGGAAATCCATTTTGGGCGGGCGACTTCCCTCTGGAGAAGCCGCGGCAGGGGCCCCGTTTGCCTGCCGGTTTTCAGGAACCCAAACTCATCTTGTGCAATGTATCCGGTTGTGGAACTGTATACTGTGCGTGTGGTGTGCTCGTGGTGAATAAGATGAAAtgtatatcagaaaaaaaaatctatctctaATTTAGAGTGCGGTGCATAATAATTATATCcgcaaataaagaagaaacaaaggcgTTTCCTGGCCTCCTGTTCACAGCTGCCCAGCGCAGTGGTAAGTGGGAGGCAGGTTGTGGGGGGGCACCCACATCTTGACAAGGAAAACAGGGCGGAGGCAAGGAGCAATTGTGGTTAAAGGGTCCTGGGAGAAATAAGTTGGTTTGCTCTGGAGTGTTAGGACGCAAGAACTAAGGGGCCCCGGAGGATCCATAGCAAATGTGGTGGGTTCTTTCTCCTTCCAACCCTAAAGCCTGAGGGGTGCAGGTTTACTTAACAAATGGCTATTGGGGCTAGGGTTGTGTTGAGTAACAGAGCAAACTCCAAGCTTACAGTGAGGGGcgaagtggggagggggtggatttCAGGGAGAGGGGAAAGCCAAGCAAACAAACTACGGAAAATATAAATTCCCCGTGGATTTGCAAACTGTAAAGAGAATGATAACGGAGTGGGTTGTCGATTTTCCAAGCCCCCAGGATCCAGGAGCCAAAACCATTGCCTTGCAGGCACCTTACACCGGAAAACACTCTGCCCCAAGCTCCGTTATGCCGCGCATAGGCCCGGGTGAAGGGACCTGGCCGTTCACAAGCCGCTAGAGCTTCATTTTCACCCTGCGCGGTTTGAGCATGCGATTGCCTGGTTTGTCCGAGGAATTGGCTCGGGGCCGCTTTGGGTGTTTTCGTTTTCCTGTGCTGCCTTCAGAGGCCTCTGCCTAGGACCGCTGGGAAGGGTCGGGGTTCACTTTCTCTGTGGGAGCCGCTCTAGGGTCTCCCCCCTCACTGTGGGAGGAGTCATCATCTAGGCAAGGGCTTTTAGAGTGAATCTTACGTGGAAGCGGTTCTCTGCAATGGGGAAGGtcggaaggagggagaggaaaagggggagaaaggagggaagggaagggaaagaggtgtATCTATGTCTCACAAAAACCTTGGTAACTAAGTGTGCCTGTGGGCTGCGTCTGTGAGGCACCTACGACAGAGGTGAGCTGAAATCACTGTGGTTCTGCTGTTACAGAAGAAGAGTAGGAGGGAGGAGATTCTAAGAAGGCCACCTGAGAGGCCTGTCACAGCCCTCCCTGCTTTTCCCTTTTGTCACTACTGCTATATGCTCAGCCCCAGCACAAACCAAAGAATTCTGTTTCCGGTCCTCCATGACTACCGATACCTCCACGGAGGAGGGCATGATTGCCCATCCTCCCACCTTGTGTCTGTCTGCTCCTCAGTGGGCCAGGAGTTCTCTCAGACCCAGAGCCCAAACTGCAGCCCTGAGACAAAGCTATAGAGGGTGGGATCGTGTCCCACTGCGCCAGCGATGCCCTTATCTTCAGAAGGACAAATGAGATTATCGGCAGGTTGTGGACATTGGCTGCTAGCcctgggtgtttgttttgttgtttgtttgtttgtttgttttccttgcctCCATCCCCCTCCAGTGGGTTTTGGCTCTAATCTTTGGGCTCCACTTTCAGGAGCTCAGGTCCCCAAGAGCGAATCTTAATGGTGGCAGAGAGCACCCTAGAGTCAAAATGGAATGCTACACCCTAGTGAGTGGGCCAGCTGGGGCCCATCTCCACACTACCTCACTTCCCTCCAATGTGTGTGAATGGAGACAGAGCAGTCCTAGCCACAGGGAACTAGAAAAACTAGGAAAACTCAGATTGTGAATTGAGTTGAAGAAGAGTATGTATCAGCACTCAccaaccccccaacacacaccaggGTTCTcaccatccccccctcccctacAAGACACCAGGGTCTCAGCACTCacccctcccctacacacaccaGGGTTCTcaccatccccccctcccctacacacaccaGGGTTCTCaccatctcccccctcccctacacacaccaGGGTTCTCaccatctcccccctcccctacacacaccaGGGTTTCCATAGGTTCTTATAGTGGTCAGACTTTGTGTGTTGCTGACTTCAATAAATTGCCCCTATCTGAGGCATGGATATGTTGTTCATGTTCCAGACTTGTGCCCTTGAGGAACCACAAAGGCCATGTGCCTGCCAATCACAGAGTCTACAAGTGACCCTAGCTCACCTCCCCAGCAGCCAGAGAACAAGGTGCTGACCCTCAAAGGAGCCTTCCTTCTTTATGACTTGGGTAACTGTTTTGGGGCATACCTCAGAGTTCTTACTgattctttctccccacccccatcctcacccctacctccaacccctccctacctccaaccccaccccctactcccatccccatccctatcCACACTCCTACACTCCTAccctcaccccatcccatccccaacccctggaattaATTACTacatccccatcccccagtgctTTGTGGGTATCCCCAGTATCACTTTTCAAAAGAGGGCTCTTGCCAGACTGAGCTGATGCTCTGTtatgggacattttcttataTGATGCGTCCTATCTCAGAGACGGATATGGTCCTTGCTCAAGGACCTTAGGTGGATGAAGGGAACCAAACAGGTCCAAGGAGAACTATGGGAATGGAACCAGGCCTTGCTGTTGGGAGGGGAATCAGAAACAAGATTCAGAGAGGGACTTTGATGGAGACAGCAGCTTAGTCCTGGAAATAGGTGGGGTTGAGGGTAGGGCAGGCCAGATATCCATCTAGGCATTCCAGCTGGGGCCGGATTGACACCAGGGAGCTAGTCTTGagtcccctcacccccaccccagtgttctTTCTCCCTGTTGAATAGTATGCAACTTCTAGAATACAAAAAACTGAGCATTTTACACTCAACATGTTGATACCTGTCATAAAGATGGCTATCCCACAGTACCATCTGCCATCCATCACCCCCTTTGAAAGCAGTGACTTCCAAGCTCACCTAAGACCacctgtttcagtctctgagtcTTACTAGGGGGACCGTGATGTGACCTGGGGGTGAGGGACAGCATTAAGCCAAGCTCTCCTGGAGCCCCAGGCAAAAGCAAACAGCCCAAGTTGGTTCTAACTTTATTTCATACTTCACTCTTGTAGCCTCCAGACTATTGTGACTAGCAGGGCTCATCTAGAAC
The DNA window shown above is from Rattus rattus isolate New Zealand chromosome 5, Rrattus_CSIRO_v1, whole genome shotgun sequence and carries:
- the Slc32a1 gene encoding vesicular inhibitory amino acid transporter, which encodes MATLLRSKLTNVATSVSNKSQAKVSGMFARMGFQAATDEEAVGFAHCDDLDFEHRQGLQMDILKSEGEPCGDEGAEPPVEGDIHYQRGGAPLPPSGSKDQAVGAGGEFGGHDKPKITAWEAGWNVTNAIQGMFVLGLPYAILHGGYLGLFLIIFAAVVCCYTGKILIACLYEENEDGEVVRVRDSYVAIANACCAPRFPTLGGRVVNVAQIIELVMTCILYVVVSGNLMYNSFPGLPVSQKSWSIIATAVLLPCAFLKNLKAVSKFSLLCTLAHFVINILVIAYCLSRARDWAWEKVKFYIDVKKFPISIGIIVFSYTSQIFLPSLEGNMQQPSEFHCMMNWTHIAACVLKGLFALVAYLTWADETKEVITDNLPGSIRAVVNIFLVAKALLSYPLPFFAAVEVLEKSLFQEGSRAFFPACYGGDGRLKSWGLTLRCALVVFTLLMAIYVPHFALLMGLTGSLTGAGLCFLLPSLFHLRLLWRKLLWHQVFFDVAIFVIGGICSVSGFVHSLEGLIEAYRTNAED